From the genome of Gemmatimonadaceae bacterium:
CGCGACGCTCGATTCGATCAAGCGCACGAAGCTCGCGCTCAAAGGACCGCTCGAGACCCCCGTCGGCGAAGGGTTTCGGTCGATCAACGTCGCGCTGCGCAAGACATTCGATCTGTACGCGAACGTGCGCCCCGCGCACAGCATCGCTCCCGGTGGCCGGTACGGCAACCTGGATCTGGTGCTCATCCGCGAGAACACCGAGGGTCTCTACGTCGGCGTCGAGCACTACATCAAGGTCGGCGACGACCCGCGCGCGGCGGCGGAGTCCGTCGCGATCATCACGCGCGCCGGCTCCGAGCGCATCGTTCGCTACGCGTTCGAGTACGCGGTGCGCTATGGACGCAAGAAGGTCACACTCGTCCACAAGGCGAACATCCTCAAGTTCTCGCAAGGGCTGTTTCTCGACACCGGCCGCATGGTCGCGCGCGACTACGCGGGCAAGATCGAATTCGACGAGCGCATCGTGGACGCGATGGCGATGAACCTCGTGCTGCATCCGGAGCGGTTCGACGTGATCTGCACGACGAACCTCTTCGGCGACATTCTGTCGGACGAGATTTCCGGGCTCGTCGGCGGGCTCGGCCTCACACCCGGTGCCAATATCGGCGCCAACGGTGCGATCTTCGAAGCGGTGCATGGAACGGCGCCCGACATCGCGGGCAAGGGAATCGCGAATCCGTCGGCGCTCATCCTCGCCGCGTGCATGCTGCTCGAGCACACCGGCGACGACGCACGGGCGGCGCGCATCCGCGCGGCGCTCGAAGGCACGATCCGAGAGGGAAAGACGGTGACGCGCGACCTCGGCGGCAGCGCGTCCACCGACCAGTTCACCGAGGCCGTGATCGCCAAGCTGTGAGCACGCTGACCGTCCTCCACTGCTCCGACCTGCACTTCGGCCATCCGGCGGTGCCGGAGCAATACGAGGCAATCGAAAGCCTCATCCAGGAGCGGCACTACGACGTCGTCGCGATCTCGGGCGACGTGTCGCAGCGCGCGCGGGCCGGAGAGTTCCAGCGCGCCCGTGAATTCATTCGGCAGGCGCAGCGCGTCAGCCGAACGATCGTCGTCCCCGGCAATCACGACGTGGCGTGGTGGTTCGCTCCGCTCGGCCTCGGCGACTCGAGCCAGCTTTATCTGAAGTACCGCATGTACATCGAGGGCAACCTGGAACCGGTGCTTCACGTGCCGGGTGCGACCTTCGTCGGGCTCAACACGTCGCACGGCATCACGCTCGACACGCTCACGTGGAACATGCGCGATCTCTCGATCATCGGGCACCTCCACAGGTCGCAGGTCGAGCACGCGCGCGCCGAGTTCGAGCAGTCGGCCGCGGGCGACGCGCGCATCGTCGTCATGCACCACAACCCGGTGAAGGGGCAGCTGTCGCAGCGCTACGGACTCAAGAACACGCAGCGTTTGCTCAGCGCGTTCTCGGAAATGCGCGTCAACCTCGTGCTCTGCGGGCACGACCATCAGGAAGCCGTGCACTACGTCGAGCACCCTGAGCGCGGCATGGTCATCTCCATTTCGGGCACGATCAGCGACCGGTCGCGCGGCGGCCGGCCCTCGTCGGTCAACAGCATCCGCATCACCGACGGCGAGATCGAGGTGTCGACGCTCGTCTGGTCGAGCGACACGCGCGCGTTCTCGCCGGGACCCGATCAATGCTTCACGCGCTGAAGTCACTGCTCGCGCGAGGCCGCCGCGACCCCGCCCAGCTCACGCTCGAGCTGGACGCGGGGCAGCTTCGCACGGCCGACGACCTGTTGGCGCGACTTCGGTCGCTCGGACTCAAGCGCATCGCTCGGTGTCGGCTGACCCGGAACGCGAACGTCATGGTCAGCTGGCGTGGCGACGAGCTCCGCGTGCACGAGGGCTACTTGACCGCCCCCGCCGACATCCACGAAGCGATCGTCGTTTTCGTCGAAAGCCGGTCGCGCGCCGAGCGACGATCTGCGACCAAGCGGATCGTGAGCTTCGCCGGCACGACGTGGCGGCACAGCGGGCGACGGGAGCGAACGCGGCCCGAGGATGAACCGCTCGCGCGGAAGCTCGAGGACTGGCATGCCCGGCTCAACGAGGAGTATTTCGGCGGGGCGCTGCGGTCGCTGCCGGTTCGTGTGTCGCGGCGGATGAAGAGCCGGTTGGGACACTATACCGGTGGACAAGTGGACCGGGGGCCCGGTGGACCGGAACGTCAGACGGCGAAGCCGCTGGGGGAGATCGCGATCAGTTGGCGGCATGTGAGGCGGCATCGGTGGGAAGAGGTGGTTCACACGCTCATCCACGAGATGGTGCACCAGTGGCAGGACGAAAACGGCCTGCCGATCGACCACGGACCGCGGTTCCGGGCCAAAGCGCGCGACGTCGGCATCGACGCGGCAGCGAAGCGGGCCGTAGCGCACCGATCGTCGTAAATTCCAGAGATGCTCGATTTCTTCAACATCGATTCGCTCCTCTCCGAGGAGGAGCGCGCAGTGCGGGCCAGCGTCCGCGCTTTCGTCGACGAACACGTGCTGCCCGTCATCGGAAAGTGCTACGTCGAGGGGCGCTTTCCGCGCGAGATCGTGCCGAAGATGGCCGAGTTGGGCGTGTACGGCGCGAACCTTCCGGAGGAATACGGGTGCGCGGGGCTGAACAACGTCGCGTATGGGCTCATCATGCAGGAGCTCGAGCGCGGCGACTCCGGCGTGCGATCGTTCGCTTCGGTGCAGGGCGCCCTCGCGATGTATCCGATTTACGCCTTCGGCAGCGAGGAACAACGAAAAAAGTATCTGCCGAAGATGGCGGCCGGCGAGATCATCGGTTGCTTCGGGCTCACGGAGCCGGACTACGGATCGAATCCGTCCGGCATGATCACGATGGCGCGTGAGCAGAAGGACGGCACGTGGCTGCTGAACGGCGCCAAAATGTGGATCACGAACGGGTCGACGGCGCAGATCGCCGTCGTGTGGGCGAAGACGAACGGCGACACGAGTGATTCGTCGATTCGCGGTTTCGTCGTTCCGACGAATAGCAACGGATTCAAGGCGAAAGATCAGAAAGGAAAACTTTCGTTGCGCGCCAGTGACACGAGCGAGCTCGTTTTTCAGGACGTCTGTCTCCCGGCGGACGCGCTCCTGCCCAAGTCGGGCGGGCTCAAGAGCCCGCTCATGTGTCTCACACAGGCGCGATACGGGATCTCGTGGGGCGCCATCGGCGCCGCGATGGCCTGCTTCGAGGAGGCGCTTTCGTATTCGAAGACCCGCATCATGTTCGACCGGCCGATCGGCGGCTTCCAGATTCAACAGGAGCGGCTGGCCGACATGCTGACGGAGATCGTGAAGGCCCAACTCGTGTCGCTGCACCTCGGCCGGCTGAAGGACGCGGGCACGTTCACGCCGCAGCAGGTGTCGCTCGCCAAGCGAAACAACGTGTCGATGGCGACCGACGTCGCGCGCGAGGCGCGCCGGCTGCTCGGCGCGAACGGAATTCTCGCCGAGTACTCGGCGATGCGGCACATGGAGAATCTGGAGAGCGTGTACACGTACGAGGGCACGCACGACGTGCACTCGTTGGTGCTCGGCCAGGCAGTGACCGGACTCAACGCCTTCAAATGAAAATCGCCGTCTGCATCAAGAGAACACCGGATTCAGAGTCGCGGTTCAGGATCGGATCGTCGGGAACGGCGATCGACGAGACCGGACTCAAATTCGATATCGACGACTTCGCGAGCTACGCCGTCGAAGTCGCGCTGCAGCTGAACGAAAAGCAGGGACCGGGCGAGACGGTCGTTTACGCGATCGGACCCGATTCCGTGCAAGAGACGCTGCGCAAGGCGATGAGCATGGGCGCCGACCGCGCGGTTCAACTGAAGACGGACGCCGTTCCATACGACGGCCTCGCCGTCGCGAAGGCGCTCGCGGCCGAACTGAAGGGCGGCGGCTTCGATCTCATTTTGTTCGGCAAGCACGCGTTCGACACGTCCGGCGGGATCGTCGGCACGGCGACCGCGCAGCTGCTCGGCCTCGCGTGCGTGACGGCGGCGTCGAAGCTCGACATCGCCAACGGTCGCGGCACCGCGCGCCGAGAGCTGGAGGGCGCCGGCGAGATCGTCGAGTTCGCGCTGCCGGCGGCGATCACGATCGACGAGGGCATCGCGCGTCCGCGGTACCCGTCGCTCAAGAACATCATGGCGGCGAAGAAGAAGCCGCTCGAGACGAAACCGGCCCAGCTGGGACCGGCGCGCGTTCGCGTGAAGTCGCTGGAGCTCCCGCCCGATCGTCCGCCGGGTCGCATCATTGGCGAAGGAGTCGCCGCCGTGCCGGAGCTCGTGCGCCTTCTCCACACTGAAGCGAAGGTGCTCTGACCCATGGCGAACATTCTCGTATTCGCCGAAAGC
Proteins encoded in this window:
- a CDS encoding isocitrate/isopropylmalate family dehydrogenase, which encodes MTRHVTLIPGDGIGPSISGATVKILAAAGAEIEWDAQVAGMAGVALYGDPIPDATLDSIKRTKLALKGPLETPVGEGFRSINVALRKTFDLYANVRPAHSIAPGGRYGNLDLVLIRENTEGLYVGVEHYIKVGDDPRAAAESVAIITRAGSERIVRYAFEYAVRYGRKKVTLVHKANILKFSQGLFLDTGRMVARDYAGKIEFDERIVDAMAMNLVLHPERFDVICTTNLFGDILSDEISGLVGGLGLTPGANIGANGAIFEAVHGTAPDIAGKGIANPSALILAACMLLEHTGDDARAARIRAALEGTIREGKTVTRDLGGSASTDQFTEAVIAKL
- a CDS encoding metallophosphoesterase translates to MSTLTVLHCSDLHFGHPAVPEQYEAIESLIQERHYDVVAISGDVSQRARAGEFQRAREFIRQAQRVSRTIVVPGNHDVAWWFAPLGLGDSSQLYLKYRMYIEGNLEPVLHVPGATFVGLNTSHGITLDTLTWNMRDLSIIGHLHRSQVEHARAEFEQSAAGDARIVVMHHNPVKGQLSQRYGLKNTQRLLSAFSEMRVNLVLCGHDHQEAVHYVEHPERGMVISISGTISDRSRGGRPSSVNSIRITDGEIEVSTLVWSSDTRAFSPGPDQCFTR
- a CDS encoding SprT-like domain-containing protein, giving the protein MLHALKSLLARGRRDPAQLTLELDAGQLRTADDLLARLRSLGLKRIARCRLTRNANVMVSWRGDELRVHEGYLTAPADIHEAIVVFVESRSRAERRSATKRIVSFAGTTWRHSGRRERTRPEDEPLARKLEDWHARLNEEYFGGALRSLPVRVSRRMKSRLGHYTGGQVDRGPGGPERQTAKPLGEIAISWRHVRRHRWEEVVHTLIHEMVHQWQDENGLPIDHGPRFRAKARDVGIDAAAKRAVAHRSS
- a CDS encoding electron transfer flavoprotein subunit beta/FixA family protein, whose protein sequence is MKIAVCIKRTPDSESRFRIGSSGTAIDETGLKFDIDDFASYAVEVALQLNEKQGPGETVVYAIGPDSVQETLRKAMSMGADRAVQLKTDAVPYDGLAVAKALAAELKGGGFDLILFGKHAFDTSGGIVGTATAQLLGLACVTAASKLDIANGRGTARRELEGAGEIVEFALPAAITIDEGIARPRYPSLKNIMAAKKKPLETKPAQLGPARVRVKSLELPPDRPPGRIIGEGVAAVPELVRLLHTEAKVL
- a CDS encoding acyl-CoA dehydrogenase family protein, translated to MLDFFNIDSLLSEEERAVRASVRAFVDEHVLPVIGKCYVEGRFPREIVPKMAELGVYGANLPEEYGCAGLNNVAYGLIMQELERGDSGVRSFASVQGALAMYPIYAFGSEEQRKKYLPKMAAGEIIGCFGLTEPDYGSNPSGMITMAREQKDGTWLLNGAKMWITNGSTAQIAVVWAKTNGDTSDSSIRGFVVPTNSNGFKAKDQKGKLSLRASDTSELVFQDVCLPADALLPKSGGLKSPLMCLTQARYGISWGAIGAAMACFEEALSYSKTRIMFDRPIGGFQIQQERLADMLTEIVKAQLVSLHLGRLKDAGTFTPQQVSLAKRNNVSMATDVAREARRLLGANGILAEYSAMRHMENLESVYTYEGTHDVHSLVLGQAVTGLNAFK